A region of Ferruginibacter albus DNA encodes the following proteins:
- a CDS encoding translation initiation factor, producing the protein MNKKKLNSLGGLVYSTDPNFKLEDDTIQNEETLIPAQQKLRVKLETKHRAGKAVTLVEGFIGKEADKEELGKKLKSFCGTGGSVKDGEIIIQGDNRDKVLQWLLKNGYSNSKKSGA; encoded by the coding sequence GTGAACAAGAAAAAATTAAACAGCTTAGGCGGATTGGTTTATTCAACCGATCCCAATTTTAAATTGGAAGATGATACTATACAGAATGAAGAGACCTTGATTCCGGCTCAGCAAAAATTACGAGTAAAGCTCGAAACCAAACATCGTGCAGGCAAAGCCGTTACGTTAGTAGAAGGCTTTATCGGTAAAGAAGCGGATAAAGAAGAACTAGGTAAAAAATTGAAGTCTTTCTGTGGTACCGGAGGCTCTGTAAAAGATGGTGAGATAATTATCCAGGGTGATAATAGAGATAAAGTGTTGCAATGGCTGCTTAAGAATGGATATAGTAATTCTAAAAAAAGCGGCGCTTAG
- a CDS encoding DUF4783 domain-containing protein has protein sequence MAHFFNKIGTLFAKGRAAMAKRMKKFTLLLPIIILFSSFVSLTSIDDIVVALNTGNVSKLTKYFDTNIELCTPEKSNNYSKSQAELVLKDFFSNNNVKSFAIIHKGENAGSQYCIGMLQTSTGVYRTTVFMKLRGGSQYLQELRFENR, from the coding sequence ATGGCTCATTTTTTTAATAAGATTGGCACACTTTTCGCAAAAGGAAGAGCGGCAATGGCTAAACGTATGAAAAAATTTACCCTTTTACTACCTATCATTATCTTGTTTTCTTCCTTTGTAAGTCTTACTTCCATTGATGATATAGTTGTGGCATTAAATACAGGCAATGTATCAAAGCTCACAAAATACTTTGATACGAATATTGAACTTTGCACGCCTGAAAAAAGTAATAACTATAGCAAAAGCCAGGCGGAGTTAGTGTTAAAAGACTTTTTTTCCAATAACAATGTAAAAAGCTTTGCTATCATTCATAAAGGAGAAAACGCAGGCTCACAATATTGTATCGGAATGTTGCAAACATCCACCGGAGTTTATCGCACTACTGTTTTTATGAAACTACGCGGCGGTAGTCAATATCTCCAGGAGCTTCGTTTCGAAAACAGGTAA
- the gldB gene encoding gliding motility lipoprotein GldB produces the protein MRRYILLLLLTVFLFSCRNNKTPDVSNIKINLTTQRFEQDFFAADSANFPQHINELKAKYPRFLPVFFSELLETNPAMPIDTTNKYIGGFLNLYKTVYDSSQLTFKDFTPYQNEIVKAFQYINYYFPDYKLPTTVVTYIAPIEGTGNFLMSDYKLLGIGLEHYLGKNYPLYKIDQVQETYPAYVSARFEPSYIAINSTQNILSDIYPEKENDDPLITQMIEKGKRLYILSKLLPATEEYKLIGYTDQQLKDCYKNEAIVWNMFIQNSLLQEHNPDIIKNYIGESPKTQALGEGAPGNLGSFSGWQIVKKYMSKNEEMSLKQLMSTDDEKIFQEAKYKP, from the coding sequence ATGAGAAGATACATTCTGTTGTTGCTGCTTACCGTCTTCCTTTTTTCTTGCAGGAACAATAAAACGCCTGATGTTTCCAATATTAAAATAAACCTTACCACGCAACGGTTTGAACAGGATTTTTTTGCAGCTGATTCTGCAAATTTCCCTCAACATATAAATGAATTAAAGGCAAAGTATCCCCGGTTTCTTCCTGTATTTTTTTCTGAATTATTAGAAACAAATCCAGCAATGCCAATAGACACCACGAATAAATACATTGGTGGTTTTTTAAATTTATATAAGACCGTATATGATAGCTCTCAATTGACCTTTAAAGATTTTACTCCTTATCAAAATGAGATCGTTAAGGCGTTTCAGTATATTAACTATTATTTCCCTGATTATAAATTACCAACCACCGTTGTTACTTACATTGCCCCTATTGAAGGAACAGGAAATTTTTTAATGAGCGATTATAAACTATTGGGTATCGGGCTAGAGCATTATTTAGGTAAAAATTATCCGTTATATAAAATTGACCAGGTTCAGGAAACTTACCCTGCTTATGTTTCAGCAAGGTTTGAACCTTCTTATATCGCAATAAACTCCACACAAAATATTTTAAGTGACATCTATCCCGAAAAAGAAAACGATGATCCTTTAATTACACAAATGATCGAGAAAGGGAAGCGCTTATATATCTTAAGCAAATTATTACCGGCTACAGAAGAATATAAGCTGATAGGCTATACAGATCAACAATTAAAAGACTGTTATAAAAACGAAGCGATCGTTTGGAATATGTTCATTCAAAATTCTCTTTTGCAAGAACACAATCCCGACATCATAAAAAATTATATAGGCGAAAGCCCCAAAACACAGGCTTTGGGCGAAGGTGCTCCCGGCAACTTAGGTTCTTTTTCAGGTTGGCAGATCGTAAAAAAATATATGAGTAAGAATGAAGAGATGAGTTTAAAACAATTGATGAGTACAGATGACGAAAAAATCTTCCAGGAAGCGAAGTATAAACCGTGA
- a CDS encoding YbjQ family protein, with the protein MVDEQLITASTNLEGYRITKHLGIVRGITVRSRSVLGNFAGGVQSFFGGRLSIYVNLCEKAREEAYQLLIQHSNERGANAIINVRYDANEVMNGITEVLAYGTAVVVEKI; encoded by the coding sequence ATGGTAGATGAACAATTAATTACGGCTTCCACTAATTTAGAAGGCTATCGTATTACCAAACATTTGGGTATTGTACGTGGCATTACAGTACGTAGCAGAAGCGTGCTGGGAAATTTCGCAGGAGGTGTACAAAGCTTTTTTGGCGGCAGACTTTCTATTTACGTTAACCTTTGTGAGAAAGCAAGAGAAGAAGCGTATCAATTGTTGATACAACATTCTAATGAACGTGGCGCCAATGCTATCATTAACGTACGTTACGACGCCAATGAAGTAATGAATGGGATTACAGAAGTATTAGCGTACGGAACGGCTGTAGTGGTGGAGAAAATATAA
- the gpmI gene encoding 2,3-bisphosphoglycerate-independent phosphoglycerate mutase, translating into MESKKVILIIMDGWGLGKIKSSDAIQNANVPFVSSLYSKYPNTTLITCGEEVGLPAGQMGNSEVGHLNLGAGRIVYQELERINVAIRSGEFAKNEVLLNAIKFAKDNNKTLHLLGLVSDGGVHSHTSHLKAITSLCADKGLKNVLIHAFTDGRDTDPKSGLGFLTSLQEHLDKSTGAIATITGRYYAMDRDKRWERVKLAYDGMINGVGEKATDLMAAVKKSYDENVTDEFIKPIINSNLPNTKIQDDDVVICFNFRTDRCREITQVLTQTDMPDLGMKTLKLHYTTMTQYDHSFKNVNVVFSNDDLKNTLGEILEQNKKTQIRIAETEKYPHVTFFFSGGREKPFEGETRILKASPKVATYDLQPEMSAYDLTDAIVPEIEKKSADFICLNFANPDMVGHTGVWSAVIKAVETVDKCVERVVTAALKSDYAVFLTADHGNADFEINEDGSPNTAHSLNPVPLFVIDNEWKGTVKAGKLGDIAPSILTMMHLPIPKEMTGNVLI; encoded by the coding sequence ATGGAATCAAAAAAAGTTATACTCATCATCATGGATGGATGGGGTTTAGGAAAAATTAAGAGCAGCGATGCTATTCAAAATGCTAACGTTCCTTTTGTTAGTTCTTTATATAGTAAATATCCCAACACTACTTTAATTACCTGCGGCGAAGAGGTCGGTCTTCCTGCCGGGCAAATGGGCAACAGCGAAGTAGGTCACTTGAATTTAGGAGCCGGCAGAATTGTTTACCAGGAATTGGAAAGAATAAATGTAGCTATCCGTTCGGGTGAGTTTGCCAAAAATGAAGTATTATTAAATGCTATCAAGTTTGCGAAAGACAATAATAAAACATTGCACCTGCTGGGGTTGGTTAGCGATGGTGGCGTGCATTCTCATACAAGCCATTTAAAAGCTATTACTTCACTTTGTGCCGATAAGGGATTAAAAAATGTATTGATTCATGCGTTTACCGATGGACGCGATACGGACCCCAAAAGCGGTTTAGGATTTTTAACCAGCTTACAGGAACATCTTGACAAATCAACCGGTGCTATTGCAACCATTACCGGCCGTTATTACGCAATGGATAGAGACAAGCGCTGGGAACGTGTAAAATTAGCTTATGATGGAATGATAAATGGCGTTGGTGAAAAAGCTACGGATCTGATGGCTGCTGTAAAAAAATCGTACGATGAAAATGTAACCGATGAATTTATTAAGCCAATTATAAATTCCAACCTGCCCAATACTAAAATACAAGATGACGATGTGGTGATATGTTTTAATTTCCGTACAGACCGTTGTCGTGAAATCACCCAGGTACTAACGCAAACGGATATGCCCGATCTTGGTATGAAAACGTTGAAGCTTCATTATACTACAATGACGCAATACGATCATAGCTTTAAGAATGTGAACGTGGTTTTCTCTAATGATGATCTGAAAAATACATTGGGTGAAATTTTAGAACAAAATAAAAAAACTCAAATACGCATTGCAGAAACAGAAAAATATCCGCATGTAACTTTCTTTTTTAGTGGTGGCAGAGAAAAACCTTTTGAAGGCGAAACCCGCATCTTAAAAGCTTCCCCCAAAGTGGCTACATACGATCTGCAACCCGAAATGAGCGCTTATGATCTGACAGATGCTATTGTTCCTGAGATTGAAAAAAAATCTGCCGACTTTATCTGCCTGAATTTTGCCAACCCTGACATGGTGGGACATACAGGTGTTTGGAGTGCTGTAATTAAAGCGGTTGAAACAGTTGACAAATGCGTTGAGCGTGTAGTAACGGCTGCCTTAAAAAGTGATTATGCTGTTTTCTTAACGGCTGATCATGGGAATGCAGATTTTGAAATAAATGAAGATGGTTCTCCCAATACGGCACATAGCCTAAACCCTGTTCCGCTTTTTGTAATTGACAACGAATGGAAAGGAACGGTTAAAGCCGGTAAGCTGGGTGATATTGCTCCATCTATATTGACGATGATGCACCTGCCTATTCCAAAAGAGATGACAGGAAATGTGCTGATATAG
- the rsgA gene encoding ribosome small subunit-dependent GTPase A, with protein sequence MKAAVYKSTGSWYIVKNDLGNTFNARIKGKFKNDELTSTNPVAVGDIVDVEMENETESTVTITNIEPRHNYIIRTSPHSKNQHHVVAANLDQAVLFATLKDPKTSQGFIDRFLITAEAYHIPAIIIFNKADLYKKKETEKFDALRSMYENIGYKVFLISVEQNIGVDEIKDLLKNKITLLSGHSGVGKSSFVNTILPELKLKTQDVSGWSGKGMHTTTFAEMFDLSFGGKIIDTPGIRELGLVDISRQELSHYFPEMKAMMNDCQFNNCMHINEPGCAVKQAVADGNITMERYISYCSILDTISDKNY encoded by the coding sequence ATGAAAGCAGCGGTTTATAAAAGCACAGGAAGCTGGTACATCGTTAAGAATGATCTTGGCAACACATTCAACGCCCGTATCAAAGGGAAATTCAAGAACGATGAGCTTACTTCTACCAACCCGGTGGCAGTAGGCGATATAGTGGACGTTGAAATGGAAAATGAAACGGAATCAACCGTAACAATCACCAATATTGAACCCAGGCATAACTATATCATACGCACATCACCGCACAGCAAAAACCAGCATCATGTTGTTGCGGCTAATCTTGACCAGGCTGTTTTATTCGCTACATTAAAAGATCCAAAAACATCACAAGGTTTTATAGACCGGTTTTTAATTACTGCCGAAGCTTATCATATCCCGGCTATTATCATTTTTAATAAAGCTGATCTCTACAAAAAAAAAGAAACGGAGAAATTTGATGCACTAAGATCGATGTATGAAAATATCGGTTACAAAGTATTTTTGATCAGCGTTGAACAAAATATCGGTGTGGATGAAATTAAAGATCTGCTGAAAAATAAGATCACCTTGTTAAGCGGGCATTCAGGAGTAGGCAAATCCTCATTTGTAAATACTATTCTGCCGGAATTAAAATTAAAAACACAGGATGTAAGCGGCTGGAGTGGTAAAGGAATGCATACAACTACTTTTGCCGAGATGTTCGATCTTTCTTTTGGCGGTAAGATCATTGATACACCCGGTATTCGTGAATTGGGGTTGGTTGATATTTCCCGGCAGGAATTATCACATTATTTTCCGGAAATGAAAGCAATGATGAACGATTGCCAGTTCAATAACTGCATGCACATCAATGAGCCGGGCTGTGCAGTAAAGCAAGCCGTAGCCGATGGCAATATTACCATGGAACGCTACATTAGCTATTGCAGCATTTTAGATACTATCAGCGATAAAAATTATTGA
- a CDS encoding MlaD family protein: MKYILIIFLFPFLLFSCKKNYPLYIISDRVDGVTEDTKVFMNGIAVGHVDNTELYKTKVLTKLILNEKVNIPMGSLITIEFDPLFNSTINIQSSLSNTFLKANDTVYAAFKQKGILDNFITDSVNREKVKQTLETINDSLKALLKTSQCKDSAAKRN, from the coding sequence ATGAAATACATTTTAATCATATTTCTTTTCCCTTTTTTATTGTTTAGTTGTAAAAAGAATTACCCATTGTATATTATTTCGGATAGAGTAGATGGAGTAACAGAAGATACCAAGGTATTCATGAACGGCATTGCCGTTGGACACGTGGATAATACTGAATTATACAAAACCAAAGTATTAACTAAGCTCATTTTGAACGAAAAAGTAAATATTCCTATGGGTTCATTGATTACGATAGAATTCGATCCTTTATTTAACAGCACTATCAATATTCAATCCTCGTTAAGTAATACGTTTTTAAAAGCTAACGATACTGTGTATGCCGCCTTTAAACAAAAAGGCATCTTAGATAATTTTATTACCGATTCTGTTAACCGTGAAAAAGTAAAACAAACATTGGAAACAATTAACGATAGCCTGAAAGCATTGCTAAAAACGTCTCAATGTAAGGATTCGGCAGCAAAACGTAATTAA
- a CDS encoding gamma carbonic anhydrase family protein — protein sequence MSAVILPVNGVSPTFGNNCFIAPNATIVGDVVCGDDCSFWFNAVVRGDVNSIRLGNKVNVQDGAVIHCTFEKTKAIVGNNVSIGHNAIVHGCVIEDNVLIGMGAIVMDNVKVGSNSIIAAGAVVLENTIVEAGSIYAGVPAKKVKAISQELISGEINRIADNYLKYSGWFK from the coding sequence ATGTCAGCAGTAATTCTTCCGGTGAATGGTGTTTCACCTACGTTTGGAAATAATTGTTTTATTGCACCCAACGCTACTATTGTAGGCGATGTGGTGTGCGGCGATGATTGCAGCTTTTGGTTCAATGCTGTAGTACGCGGCGATGTAAACAGCATACGCCTGGGAAACAAGGTAAATGTGCAGGATGGCGCTGTTATTCATTGCACATTTGAAAAAACCAAGGCAATTGTAGGAAATAATGTTAGCATTGGACACAATGCAATTGTACATGGCTGCGTTATAGAAGATAATGTGCTTATTGGCATGGGGGCTATTGTAATGGACAACGTGAAAGTGGGCAGCAACAGCATTATTGCGGCAGGTGCCGTAGTTCTTGAAAATACCATTGTAGAAGCGGGAAGTATTTATGCCGGCGTTCCGGCTAAAAAGGTGAAAGCCATTTCGCAGGAATTGATCAGCGGCGAGATAAATCGCATTGCGGATAATTACCTTAAATACAGCGGATGGTTTAAGTAA
- a CDS encoding RNA polymerase sigma factor gives MTEELMLAGCRTNNAASQEALYSRFSPRMLGVCYRFARNKEDAEDMLQEGFIKIFSQIHQYRNEGALEGWVRRIIVHTCINVLKKNKKFSDSVDISYAGGLKITEENIPSIVQAKQIVECIRLLPIGYRTVLNLYAIEGYSHKEIANMLDIEESTSRSQYTRAKTMLEDILLKKHILLNGRHSGANFATATK, from the coding sequence ATGACAGAAGAGCTTATGTTAGCCGGATGTCGAACAAACAATGCTGCTTCGCAGGAAGCCTTGTATAGCCGTTTTAGTCCTCGTATGCTGGGTGTCTGTTATCGTTTTGCACGAAATAAGGAAGATGCAGAAGATATGCTCCAGGAAGGCTTTATCAAAATATTCTCACAAATTCATCAATACCGAAACGAAGGTGCGCTGGAAGGTTGGGTAAGAAGGATCATTGTTCATACCTGTATCAATGTGCTCAAAAAAAATAAAAAATTCTCCGACAGTGTCGATATCTCTTATGCAGGCGGTTTAAAAATTACTGAAGAAAATATTCCGTCTATTGTTCAGGCAAAACAAATTGTGGAATGCATCCGGCTACTACCGATCGGTTATCGTACGGTTTTAAACTTATATGCTATTGAGGGTTATTCTCATAAAGAAATCGCCAACATGTTGGATATTGAAGAAAGCACCAGCCGTTCGCAATACACACGAGCCAAAACAATGCTGGAAGATATTTTATTAAAGAAACACATTTTATTAAATGGTCGTCACAGCGGTGCCAATTTTGCAACTGCAACTAAATAA
- the nadC gene encoding carboxylating nicotinate-nucleotide diphosphorylase, whose product MNYDLQLEHLIKEALAEDIGDGDHSTISSIDKNAVSTAVLKIKEAGILAGMSVAEKIFRQVQPDIVFTGFKKDGEAMQFGETAFEVSGLTHTILKTERLVLNCMQRMSGIATLTKQYTDKLKPYKTKLLDTRKATPNFRLLEKEAVRIGGGVNHRFGLFDMIMLKDNHIDAAGDIVTAIERAYQYVQQIKPGLKIEVETRNIDDVAKALSTKKVDRIMLDNFIPQQITEALQLINGACETEASGGINLHNIEEYAATGVDYISSGAVIHHAVSLDLSLKIKL is encoded by the coding sequence ATGAATTACGATCTGCAATTAGAACATTTGATCAAGGAAGCTTTAGCAGAAGATATTGGTGATGGCGATCATTCCACGATTTCTTCTATCGATAAAAATGCTGTGAGCACAGCTGTGCTAAAGATTAAAGAAGCCGGCATACTAGCAGGCATGAGTGTTGCCGAGAAAATATTCCGCCAGGTGCAACCCGATATTGTTTTTACAGGATTTAAAAAAGATGGGGAAGCCATGCAATTCGGTGAAACCGCTTTTGAAGTAAGCGGCTTAACGCATACCATTTTAAAAACCGAACGGCTGGTATTAAACTGTATGCAAAGAATGAGCGGTATTGCAACGTTAACGAAACAATACACCGATAAATTAAAGCCATACAAAACAAAGCTGCTCGACACCCGCAAAGCAACACCTAATTTTCGTTTATTGGAAAAAGAAGCAGTGCGTATAGGCGGCGGAGTTAATCATCGTTTTGGGCTGTTTGATATGATCATGCTGAAAGATAATCACATTGATGCTGCAGGCGATATCGTTACAGCTATTGAAAGAGCTTATCAATATGTACAACAAATAAAGCCCGGATTAAAAATTGAAGTGGAAACCAGGAATATTGATGATGTAGCAAAGGCACTTTCTACAAAAAAGGTCGATCGTATCATGCTGGATAATTTTATACCGCAACAAATTACCGAAGCCTTGCAATTAATTAACGGTGCTTGTGAAACGGAAGCAAGCGGCGGCATCAACTTACATAATATTGAAGAATATGCAGCTACAGGCGTAGATTATATCAGCAGCGGTGCAGTCATTCATCATGCAGTAAGTTTGGACCTAAGCTTAAAAATAAAACTGTAA
- the apaG gene encoding Co2+/Mg2+ efflux protein ApaG, translating into MISKISEGINISVETFYQPDYSNPVNSEYMFAYRITIENNNSFPVKLLRRHWYIFDATGSLREVEGEGVVGVQPQINPGEQYQYVSGCNFRTEMGKMYGTYLMENSNNKKQFDVTIPAFEMTVPFKMN; encoded by the coding sequence ATGATATCTAAAATATCAGAAGGAATAAATATAAGCGTGGAAACCTTTTACCAGCCTGATTACAGCAATCCTGTAAACAGTGAGTATATGTTTGCATATCGTATCACTATCGAAAACAACAATTCATTTCCCGTAAAATTATTGAGAAGACATTGGTATATTTTTGATGCTACCGGCAGCCTGCGGGAAGTAGAGGGAGAGGGCGTTGTAGGAGTGCAGCCACAGATCAATCCCGGAGAGCAATATCAATATGTAAGTGGTTGTAATTTTCGTACAGAGATGGGAAAAATGTATGGCACCTATTTAATGGAAAACAGCAATAATAAAAAACAGTTTGACGTTACCATTCCCGCTTTTGAAATGACGGTTCCGTTTAAAATGAATTAG
- a CDS encoding NAD+ synthase → MKIFLAQQNYHIGNFESNTKKIIEAINTAKQSGADLIVFSELCICGYPPRDFLEFDDFIAKCYQSIDTIKQHADTIGVLVGAPDRNLTKEGKGLFNAAYFLFNKEVKQMIHKTCLPNYDVFDEYRYFEPAFEWNIVEFKGKRLAVTVCEDIWNVNDKPIYRISPMDKLITQQPDVMINLSASPFDYTHEEDRKAMIKSNIKKYKLPVFYCNTVGSQTEIVFDGGSLVFDKHANLCAELPLFKEAFQSFQLNDDGTIAGIPVEENNTIPDKELDPEQLEAELNIARVHDAIVMGIKDYFSKMGFTKAILGSSGGIDSAVTLALACEALGNENVRAILLPSQYSTDHSVNDAEQLSKNLDNPYDIIPIKNIFSSFTDELKPIFKDLPFNIAEENIQSRTRGNLLMAIANKFGYILLNTSNKSELATGYGTLYGDMAGGLGVLGDCYKLQVYALAKYINRNKEIIPVNIITKAPSAELRPNQKDSDSLPEYDVLDKILYQYIERRKGPNEIKQQGFDAALVDRVLKMVNMNEYKRNQFCPIIRISPKAFGVGRRVPIVGKYLS, encoded by the coding sequence ATGAAAATATTCCTGGCGCAGCAAAACTATCATATTGGCAATTTTGAGAGCAATACCAAAAAGATCATTGAAGCTATAAATACAGCAAAGCAAAGCGGTGCCGATCTAATTGTGTTCAGCGAGCTATGTATTTGCGGTTATCCTCCAAGAGATTTTTTAGAGTTCGATGATTTTATTGCAAAGTGCTATCAAAGTATTGATACTATCAAGCAACATGCAGATACCATTGGTGTCTTAGTAGGCGCTCCGGATAGAAATCTTACCAAAGAAGGAAAGGGATTGTTTAACGCTGCTTATTTTTTATTTAATAAAGAAGTGAAACAGATGATACATAAAACCTGCCTGCCTAATTATGATGTGTTTGATGAGTACCGTTATTTTGAACCTGCTTTTGAATGGAACATTGTTGAGTTTAAAGGAAAGCGTTTAGCCGTTACTGTTTGTGAAGATATCTGGAATGTGAATGATAAACCCATCTACCGCATTTCCCCGATGGATAAGCTGATAACACAACAACCGGATGTAATGATAAATCTTTCGGCATCTCCTTTTGACTATACACATGAGGAAGACCGAAAGGCAATGATAAAATCGAACATTAAAAAATATAAGCTGCCCGTTTTTTATTGTAATACCGTTGGAAGCCAGACGGAGATCGTTTTTGACGGCGGTTCTTTGGTGTTTGATAAGCATGCCAACTTATGTGCAGAATTACCCTTGTTTAAAGAAGCCTTCCAATCTTTTCAATTGAATGATGATGGAACGATCGCCGGCATTCCTGTTGAAGAAAACAATACTATTCCTGATAAAGAATTAGATCCCGAACAATTAGAAGCTGAATTAAATATAGCGAGAGTGCACGATGCTATAGTGATGGGCATTAAAGATTATTTTTCCAAGATGGGCTTTACGAAAGCTATACTCGGGAGTAGTGGAGGAATTGACAGCGCTGTAACATTAGCATTGGCCTGCGAAGCCTTGGGGAATGAAAATGTGCGGGCGATCCTATTGCCTTCACAATACTCAACCGATCATTCAGTAAATGATGCAGAACAATTGAGTAAGAACCTGGATAATCCTTATGATATCATTCCTATTAAAAATATTTTTTCATCTTTTACTGATGAATTAAAGCCGATCTTTAAAGACCTTCCTTTCAATATTGCAGAAGAAAATATTCAAAGCCGCACAAGAGGAAATTTGTTAATGGCTATTGCCAATAAATTTGGATACATCCTATTAAATACATCTAACAAAAGCGAATTGGCAACGGGTTACGGAACGTTATACGGCGACATGGCAGGCGGGTTAGGTGTATTGGGAGACTGTTATAAATTACAGGTATATGCACTGGCAAAATACATCAACCGTAATAAAGAGATCATTCCTGTAAATATTATTACCAAGGCGCCAAGTGCAGAGCTTCGACCAAATCAAAAAGACAGCGACAGCTTGCCTGAATACGATGTGCTTGATAAGATTTTATATCAATATATTGAAAGAAGAAAAGGCCCCAACGAAATAAAGCAGCAAGGATTTGATGCTGCTTTAGTTGACAGAGTGTTGAAAATGGTGAATATGAATGAATACAAGCGCAATCAATTCTGCCCCATCATTCGCATTTCACCAAAAGCTTTTGGTGTTGGTAGGAGAGTGCCGATTGTTGGAAAATACTTGTCTTAA
- a CDS encoding (4Fe-4S)-binding protein, translating to MPLKTLHYTNGDITVVWKPETCIHSGICAHGLIEVFDPRRRPWIDMSKADTDKIREQVKKCPSGALSFFENEKMP from the coding sequence ATGCCACTGAAAACATTACATTATACCAACGGAGATATTACAGTTGTGTGGAAACCTGAAACATGCATCCACTCCGGCATTTGTGCCCATGGATTAATTGAGGTTTTTGACCCGAGAAGAAGACCATGGATCGATATGAGTAAAGCCGATACGGATAAAATAAGAGAACAAGTAAAAAAATGCCCGAGCGGAGCGTTAAGTTTTTTTGAAAATGAAAAGATGCCTTGA